One part of the Algibacter sp. L1A34 genome encodes these proteins:
- the hisS gene encoding histidine--tRNA ligase produces the protein MAQKPSIPKGTRDFNPEQVAKRNYIFNSIRGAFETFGFQPIETPSFENSDTLMGKYGEEGDRLIFKILNSGDYLNKANGQAYAEKDSTKLTSSISEKALRYDLTVPFARYVVQHQNEIEFPFKRYQIQPVWRADRPQKGRFREFFQCDADVVGSKSLWQEVEFIQLYDTVFSALKLEGVTIKINNRKILSGIAEVIGASDKLIDFTVALDKLDKIGEEKVKEEMRSKGISEEGITKLQPLFTLSGDFESQIESLKSILNTSEEGKKGIEELAFINEAISELGLKTATLQLDVTLARGLNYYTGAIFEVAAPKTVSMGSIGGGGRYDDLTGIFGMKDVSGVGISFGLDRIYLVLEELGLFPETVSKNIEVLFINFGDKEALFSLKAIKTLRAEGVNAELYPDAAKMKKQMNHANKRAIPFVVLVGDEEMESNTYTLKNMVSGEQDKVTLETLISKIK, from the coding sequence ATGGCTCAAAAACCAAGCATACCAAAAGGAACAAGAGATTTTAATCCAGAACAAGTAGCAAAACGAAACTATATTTTTAATAGTATTCGTGGTGCTTTTGAAACCTTCGGATTTCAACCTATAGAAACGCCAAGTTTTGAAAACTCCGATACCTTAATGGGGAAGTATGGAGAAGAAGGTGATCGTTTGATTTTTAAGATTTTGAATTCAGGTGATTATTTAAACAAGGCTAACGGGCAAGCTTACGCTGAAAAAGATTCAACTAAATTAACCTCTAGCATTTCAGAAAAAGCATTACGCTACGATTTAACCGTGCCTTTTGCTAGATATGTGGTACAACATCAAAACGAGATTGAATTCCCTTTTAAGCGTTATCAAATACAGCCTGTTTGGCGTGCAGATAGACCTCAGAAAGGTCGTTTTAGAGAGTTTTTTCAGTGCGATGCCGATGTTGTTGGTTCTAAATCACTTTGGCAAGAAGTGGAGTTTATTCAACTTTACGACACCGTTTTTTCAGCATTAAAACTAGAAGGCGTTACTATTAAAATTAATAACCGAAAAATACTTTCAGGTATTGCAGAAGTTATTGGAGCTAGCGATAAATTAATCGATTTTACAGTAGCTTTAGATAAGCTTGATAAAATAGGCGAGGAGAAGGTAAAAGAAGAAATGCGTTCTAAAGGAATTTCAGAAGAAGGTATTACAAAACTTCAACCGTTATTCACCCTTTCAGGTGATTTTGAATCTCAAATTGAAAGTTTAAAATCAATCTTAAACACTTCCGAAGAAGGAAAAAAAGGTATTGAAGAATTGGCTTTTATTAATGAAGCTATTTCAGAATTAGGTTTAAAAACAGCAACTTTACAACTTGATGTTACTTTAGCAAGAGGTTTAAATTATTATACAGGTGCTATTTTTGAAGTGGCTGCGCCAAAAACCGTGAGCATGGGCTCTATTGGTGGTGGTGGCCGTTACGACGATTTAACCGGTATTTTTGGGATGAAAGATGTTAGTGGCGTGGGTATTAGTTTTGGATTAGATCGCATTTATTTAGTACTTGAAGAGTTAGGTCTTTTCCCAGAAACGGTATCAAAAAATATAGAGGTTTTATTTATCAATTTTGGAGATAAAGAGGCGCTGTTTAGTTTAAAAGCTATTAAAACCTTAAGAGCAGAGGGTGTTAATGCCGAGCTTTACCCTGATGCAGCTAAAATGAAAAAACAAATGAATCACGCTAATAAACGAGCTATTCCATTTGTTGTTTTAGTAGGCGATGAGGAAATGGAATCTAATACATATACGTTAAAGAACATGGTTTCTGGCGAACAAGACAAAGTGACTTTGGAAACTTTAATTTCTAAAATTAAATAG
- a CDS encoding LamG-like jellyroll fold domain-containing protein translates to MKTTFKSSWLKKYTIILIAIYAVALPENLNAFCLTNSIAKNISNTASENNLTTVNPSINLNGKFELYFDGLDDYASEPAVINSWEEVSLMTWVKIDNASTGIQIIAGQRIFYLQLNANKSVSAFANSKTLTSKTLLNPNQWYHITITHKPNSFNLYINGQVEASRLTASTSIKRDTSSFTIGKYPDNSSNYFHGALDEFRLFNKALSSDELQKMIYQEIEDNNGIVKGSALPKNITDFDAVTNTSTPLQWESLKRYYRMDIIEDNMLFDSAKTINDNTAHAKIHNIEIINEQSAPLPFITTQSGSLETAISNLNKGISGVDALTFDWSIVNIKHNDVFYANSQKHLGLIIDNKDANLNPITYTVRNNSELNISWYLNLNGIIDLQGKSQLVQGLQSTLAPSSQGKILLNKQLEDDIYTYNYWSSPVGQTNNLTNNNNYKLTDIIKNVSFLRSGYNGTETSIADYWIWKYCNLINYDTPIWQHVRCTGTLKAGEGFTMKGTGTGTEKTLQDYKIEGKPNNGDINIPVYAGNEYLVGNPYPSPIDAQQFILDNSESNSGVTTGIIYFKEHYSGGTHSSGEFQGGYATYSLAGGIPAVWVGDNNPETTEDVLSLKTPKQYIPVGQAFFMMAETTGEINFNNGQRAFHIENNSDNTSAKSSHTKIAAEDDTRPKLRIGFNSVNQIHRQLLVTADEHATSGYDSGFDAQDIDQLSDDMYWLIGDDKFGIQAIDMIDEATKIPLGIHTKTAGVNTISIDKLENFPEGLNIYLYDKELNISHNLKEGDYNISLAAGEYLNRFEITFSEQVTLATNNFNNDNVAISYTNTENKIIVENPKSQHIETVELYNVLGQNIVEIKTETSNNHLEYKTQQLKSGIYILSVNTEFGKISKKIMVQ, encoded by the coding sequence ATGAAAACGACATTCAAATCAAGCTGGTTAAAAAAATACACTATTATTCTAATAGCAATATATGCAGTCGCGTTACCAGAAAACTTAAATGCATTTTGTTTAACAAACAGCATTGCTAAAAATATTTCGAATACTGCTTCCGAAAATAATTTAACAACTGTAAATCCATCCATTAACCTAAATGGAAAATTTGAACTCTATTTTGATGGCCTAGATGATTATGCCTCAGAACCTGCCGTAATAAACTCATGGGAAGAAGTATCTTTAATGACTTGGGTTAAAATTGACAATGCATCAACAGGTATTCAAATCATTGCTGGTCAAAGAATATTTTATCTTCAACTTAATGCCAATAAAAGCGTTTCTGCTTTCGCTAATTCAAAAACCCTAACAAGTAAAACACTTTTAAATCCTAATCAATGGTATCATATTACTATCACACACAAGCCAAATTCCTTTAATTTATATATTAACGGACAAGTGGAAGCATCGAGATTAACGGCTTCTACTAGTATAAAACGTGATACTTCAAGTTTTACTATCGGTAAATATCCTGATAATAGCAGTAATTATTTTCATGGTGCTCTAGATGAATTTCGTTTATTTAATAAAGCGCTTTCCTCTGATGAACTTCAGAAAATGATTTACCAAGAAATAGAAGACAATAACGGTATTGTGAAAGGTAGTGCCTTACCAAAAAACATTACAGATTTTGATGCTGTAACAAACACATCAACTCCTTTGCAATGGGAAAGCTTGAAAAGATATTACCGTATGGATATTATTGAAGACAATATGCTTTTCGATTCTGCTAAAACCATAAACGATAATACTGCACACGCAAAAATTCATAATATTGAAATAATTAACGAACAATCGGCGCCATTACCATTTATAACAACTCAATCTGGCTCTTTAGAAACGGCTATAAGCAACCTTAACAAAGGTATTTCTGGAGTAGATGCTTTAACTTTCGATTGGTCTATTGTAAACATTAAACACAACGATGTGTTTTACGCTAATTCTCAAAAGCATTTGGGCTTAATTATCGATAATAAAGATGCTAACTTAAACCCTATTACTTATACTGTTAGAAATAACTCTGAATTAAATATTAGTTGGTATTTAAATTTAAACGGCATAATAGACCTACAAGGAAAATCTCAATTAGTACAAGGTTTACAAAGTACCTTAGCCCCATCTAGCCAAGGTAAAATATTACTAAACAAACAACTTGAAGATGATATTTACACCTACAATTACTGGTCGTCTCCTGTTGGGCAAACTAATAACTTAACAAACAACAATAATTATAAATTAACAGATATTATTAAAAACGTAAGTTTTTTAAGATCAGGATATAACGGAACAGAAACATCTATTGCTGATTACTGGATTTGGAAATATTGCAACTTAATAAACTACGATACTCCAATTTGGCAACATGTAAGATGCACAGGAACTCTAAAAGCAGGCGAAGGCTTTACCATGAAAGGGACAGGAACTGGAACCGAAAAAACATTACAAGATTATAAAATTGAAGGCAAACCAAATAATGGTGATATAAATATTCCTGTTTATGCCGGAAACGAATATTTAGTTGGTAACCCATATCCTTCTCCTATTGATGCACAACAATTTATATTGGATAATAGTGAATCTAATTCTGGAGTTACAACAGGTATTATTTACTTTAAAGAACATTACAGTGGAGGCACACATAGTTCTGGCGAATTCCAAGGTGGCTACGCAACATATTCTCTTGCTGGTGGTATTCCAGCAGTATGGGTAGGTGATAACAATCCTGAAACAACAGAAGACGTTTTAAGTTTAAAAACGCCTAAACAATATATTCCAGTTGGTCAAGCTTTCTTTATGATGGCGGAAACTACGGGCGAGATAAATTTTAATAATGGACAACGTGCATTTCATATAGAAAACAATTCAGACAATACATCTGCTAAATCATCACATACTAAAATAGCTGCAGAAGATGATACAAGACCAAAACTTAGAATTGGTTTTAACTCTGTAAACCAAATTCACAGACAACTTTTAGTAACGGCAGATGAGCATGCTACTTCAGGTTACGATTCGGGATTTGATGCCCAAGATATCGATCAACTATCAGATGATATGTATTGGTTAATTGGTGATGACAAATTTGGTATTCAAGCTATTGATATGATAGATGAAGCTACCAAAATTCCGTTAGGCATTCATACAAAAACTGCTGGAGTAAATACAATTAGCATAGATAAATTAGAAAACTTCCCTGAAGGCCTAAACATCTATCTTTACGATAAAGAATTAAATATTAGTCATAATTTAAAAGAAGGCGATTACAATATTTCCCTAGCTGCAGGCGAATATTTAAACCGATTTGAAATCACCTTCTCGGAACAAGTTACGTTAGCTACAAATAATTTTAACAACGACAACGTTGCAATATCATACACTAATACAGAAAACAAAATTATTGTTGAAAACCCAAAATCACAACATATTGAAACTGTAGAATTATACAATGTATTAGGTCAAAATATTGTTGAAATTAAAACAGAAACTAGTAATAACCATTTAGAATATAAAACCCAACAATTAAAATCTGGAATATATATTCTTAGCGTGAATACCGAATTTGGAAAAATCTCTAAAAAAATAATGGTGCAATAA
- a CDS encoding UDP-glucose--hexose-1-phosphate uridylyltransferase, whose protein sequence is MTNDLQDFSHKRYNILTGEWVLVSPHRAKRPWQGQNETVNNEVRPSYDENCYLCAGNKRINGEINPKYDDVFVFTNDFAALQTDSKAFKVEDGLLKAQSEQGICKVMCFSPDHSKSLADMTPSEIEKVVLAWQREYNELAAIDLINYVQIFENKGAVMGCSNPHPHGQIWSQTTLPNEVDKKNTQQLNHFNKNKTSLLGDYLTQELEKQERIIFENDGFVVLIPFWAVWPFEAMIVPKKHQRNISELSGDETLLYAEAISVITKAYDKLFNTSFPYSSGIHQSPTDGEANDHWHWNMSFYPPLLRSATVKKFMVGYEMFGSPQRDITAESAVKMLRDLL, encoded by the coding sequence ATGACCAATGATTTACAAGATTTTTCGCATAAACGTTATAATATTTTAACAGGAGAATGGGTTTTAGTTTCTCCTCATCGTGCTAAACGCCCTTGGCAAGGGCAAAACGAAACCGTAAATAACGAAGTGCGTCCATCATACGATGAAAACTGTTATTTGTGTGCAGGAAATAAAAGAATAAATGGTGAAATAAATCCGAAATACGATGATGTTTTTGTCTTTACAAACGATTTTGCCGCGTTGCAAACCGACTCTAAAGCTTTTAAAGTGGAAGATGGTTTGTTAAAAGCACAAAGCGAGCAAGGTATATGTAAAGTTATGTGCTTTAGCCCAGATCACTCAAAGAGTTTAGCAGATATGACGCCTAGTGAAATTGAGAAAGTGGTTTTAGCTTGGCAACGCGAATACAATGAGCTCGCTGCAATTGATTTAATAAATTACGTTCAAATTTTTGAAAATAAAGGCGCTGTAATGGGCTGCAGTAACCCACATCCACATGGTCAAATTTGGAGTCAAACTACGCTGCCAAACGAAGTTGATAAGAAAAACACACAGCAACTAAATCACTTTAACAAGAACAAAACCAGTCTTTTAGGCGATTATTTAACACAAGAATTAGAAAAGCAAGAACGTATTATTTTTGAAAACGATGGGTTTGTTGTATTGATTCCGTTTTGGGCTGTATGGCCTTTCGAAGCTATGATTGTTCCTAAAAAACATCAAAGAAATATTTCAGAATTATCAGGAGACGAAACTTTGCTTTATGCTGAAGCTATTTCTGTAATAACCAAAGCTTACGATAAGTTGTTTAATACCTCATTCCCATATTCTAGTGGTATTCATCAATCTCCTACAGATGGAGAAGCAAATGATCACTGGCATTGGAATATGAGCTTCTATCCGCCATTATTACGCAGTGCAACCGTTAAAAAATTCATGGTGGGTTACGAGATGTTTGGCTCACCGCAACGTGATATTACAGCAGAAAGCGCCGTAAAAATGCTTCGTGATTTACTATAA
- the galK gene encoding galactokinase, which translates to MNTTLVNNIKQDFLDKFNQEPLMIFSPGRINIIGEHTDYNDGFVFPAAVNKGIIAAIGKNLGNTSTVCASDFNDTIEFSIDSIAPMDKESWGNYVLGVIAEIQKSGKTIENFNMVFGGDIPSGSGMSSSAALENSVVFGLNELFNLGLTKTEMIFISQKAEHNYVGVNCGIMDQYASMFGIKNHALLLDCRSIEAKPFEINFKNHELMLINTNVKHSLSDSAYNDRRSVCESISKMLNIKALRDATEIDLQKVKDKVTPVNYQKALFVIQENKRAENASVAMQNGDLETLGKLIYGSHDGLQHQYKVSCVELDFLVERAKENKDILGARMMGGGFGGCTINLIAKDAVEGFKTSVAKAYKNEFDKDCSIYTVELSDGTHLIK; encoded by the coding sequence ATGAACACCACTTTAGTAAATAACATTAAACAAGATTTTCTTGATAAATTTAATCAAGAACCTCTAATGATTTTTTCACCTGGTAGAATAAATATTATTGGCGAACATACCGATTATAACGACGGCTTTGTGTTTCCTGCTGCCGTAAACAAAGGTATTATTGCTGCTATAGGTAAAAACTTAGGCAATACATCAACAGTTTGTGCTTCAGATTTTAATGATACTATTGAGTTTTCAATCGACTCAATTGCTCCTATGGATAAAGAAAGTTGGGGAAATTATGTATTAGGTGTTATTGCTGAAATTCAAAAATCGGGGAAAACTATAGAAAATTTTAATATGGTTTTTGGTGGTGATATCCCTTCAGGTTCAGGTATGTCATCTTCTGCTGCTTTAGAAAATAGCGTAGTTTTTGGTTTAAATGAACTTTTTAATTTGGGATTAACCAAAACTGAAATGATTTTTATTTCGCAAAAAGCAGAACATAATTATGTGGGCGTTAATTGCGGTATTATGGATCAATACGCGAGTATGTTCGGTATTAAAAACCATGCCTTACTTTTAGATTGCCGTTCGATAGAAGCTAAACCTTTTGAAATTAATTTTAAAAATCATGAACTGATGCTAATTAACACAAACGTGAAGCATAGCTTGTCTGATAGTGCTTATAATGATAGACGATCGGTATGTGAAAGTATTTCTAAAATGTTAAACATAAAAGCTTTAAGAGATGCCACTGAAATCGATTTACAAAAAGTAAAAGATAAAGTAACACCAGTAAACTATCAAAAAGCATTGTTTGTAATTCAAGAAAATAAACGTGCCGAAAATGCTTCTGTAGCAATGCAAAATGGCGATTTAGAAACATTAGGAAAGTTAATTTATGGCTCACACGATGGTTTACAACACCAATATAAAGTAAGTTGTGTTGAATTAGATTTTCTAGTTGAAAGAGCCAAAGAAAATAAAGATATTTTAGGTGCACGTATGATGGGTGGTGGCTTTGGTGGCTGCACTATTAATTTAATAGCAAAAGATGCCGTTGAAGGTTTTAAAACTTCGGTAGCAAAAGCCTATAAAAATGAGTTCGATAAAGACTGTTCTATCTATACTGTAGAACTTTCAGATGGCACACATCTTATAAAATAA
- a CDS encoding aldose 1-epimerase yields the protein MYTINHTKTTIEILNSEKTVFAEIRINDGASLQKLILSGNTLIKDLSPLEYKNTYASSVLFPFANRIKDGAYSYEDKNYKFPINEVPNNNALHGLVFNKTFKVIDEVSTKDSASVKLLYKEDKKSDGFPFTYSIQLEYILTETSLDLNVTVINTDAKAFPFTLGWHPYFLSNNLHESSLAFESSKKMAFSERMITTGTISNPDNSEIKIKDKQLDDCWQLDKTKVVFTTPKYNLVINSTEKDSFLQAYTPPLANVIAIEPTTGVSDSFNNKIGLKTLNPKETYQLNWNLKLN from the coding sequence TTGTACACAATAAACCACACCAAAACCACTATTGAAATACTGAATTCTGAAAAAACAGTTTTTGCTGAAATCCGTATAAATGATGGCGCTAGTCTACAAAAATTAATCCTTTCTGGGAACACTTTAATAAAAGACCTAAGCCCTTTAGAATATAAAAACACCTATGCCTCTTCCGTTCTTTTTCCTTTTGCGAACAGAATAAAAGATGGTGCTTATTCTTATGAAGATAAAAATTATAAGTTTCCAATTAATGAAGTTCCAAATAATAACGCATTACACGGTTTAGTTTTCAATAAAACCTTTAAAGTCATAGATGAAGTTTCAACTAAAGATAGCGCATCTGTAAAACTATTATATAAGGAAGATAAAAAATCCGATGGCTTTCCATTCACCTATTCAATTCAATTAGAATACATATTGACAGAAACCTCATTAGATTTAAATGTTACCGTTATCAATACCGATGCTAAGGCGTTTCCTTTTACGCTAGGTTGGCATCCTTATTTTTTAAGCAACAATTTGCATGAAAGCTCACTAGCTTTTGAAAGTTCTAAAAAAATGGCTTTTAGCGAACGTATGATAACTACCGGAACGATAAGCAACCCTGATAATTCTGAAATTAAAATAAAAGATAAACAACTTGATGATTGCTGGCAATTAGATAAAACTAAAGTTGTTTTCACAACGCCTAAGTACAACTTAGTTATTAATTCAACTGAAAAAGATAGCTTTCTGCAAGCCTACACACCTCCTCTAGCCAATGTAATCGCCATAGAACCAACAACAGGCGTATCAGATAGTTTTAATAATAAAATAGGATTAAAAACTTTAAACCCAAAAGAAACATATCAGTTAAACTGGAACCTTAAACTAAACTAA
- a CDS encoding shikimate kinase: MIIILMGYMASGKSTIGKRLAKKLNYEFIDLDDLIESKENASVSEVFKSKGEIYFRKQEALYLREQLQTKENIILSVGGGTPCYSNNMDAILNEVNAKSVYLKASIPTLIEKLMNKKATRPLIAHIETEEDMAEFIGKHLFERAYYYNQANIKVAIDNKSKKEVTEEVFDTLF; the protein is encoded by the coding sequence ATGATAATAATTTTAATGGGGTATATGGCTTCCGGAAAGTCAACAATAGGAAAGAGATTAGCAAAAAAACTAAATTATGAATTTATTGATTTAGATGATTTAATTGAATCTAAAGAAAACGCATCAGTTTCAGAGGTATTTAAATCTAAAGGCGAAATCTATTTCAGAAAACAAGAGGCGCTTTATTTACGTGAGCAACTTCAAACTAAAGAAAATATTATTTTATCTGTTGGTGGAGGTACACCTTGCTACAGTAATAATATGGATGCAATTTTAAATGAGGTTAACGCAAAAAGTGTTTATTTAAAGGCCTCAATCCCTACGTTAATTGAAAAATTAATGAATAAAAAGGCAACACGTCCGTTAATTGCACATATCGAAACAGAGGAGGATATGGCTGAATTTATCGGTAAACATTTATTTGAGCGTGCTTATTATTATAATCAAGCCAATATTAAAGTGGCTATTGATAATAAATCTAAAAAAGAGGTTACAGAAGAAGTTTTCGATACCTTATTCTAA
- a CDS encoding phosphoribosyltransferase domain-containing protein, with translation MTASSNIILNHTEINHKIRRIAFQIYESNMDETEVILAGIDSNGYILAKKLKLVLQKISDINISLCKVIIDKKNPWQEIKTSMDSEDYKNKSIVLVDDVLNSGTTLIYGVKHFLNVPLKQFKTAVLVNRNHKKYPVKADYKGISLSTSLHEHVNVVLEGKNFEAVLE, from the coding sequence ATGACTGCCTCAAGTAACATTATTTTAAACCATACAGAAATTAACCATAAAATACGTCGTATCGCTTTTCAAATATATGAAAGCAATATGGACGAAACCGAGGTTATTTTAGCTGGCATAGACAGTAATGGCTATATTTTAGCAAAGAAATTAAAATTAGTCCTTCAAAAAATTTCTGATATTAATATTTCGCTTTGTAAGGTAATTATTGATAAGAAAAACCCCTGGCAAGAAATAAAAACATCTATGGATTCCGAAGATTATAAAAACAAATCTATTGTTTTGGTAGATGATGTTTTAAACTCCGGAACCACCTTAATTTATGGTGTTAAACACTTTTTAAACGTACCCTTAAAGCAATTTAAAACAGCCGTTTTAGTAAATAGAAACCATAAAAAATATCCTGTAAAGGCCGATTATAAAGGGATTTCACTTTCGACCTCATTACACGAACACGTAAATGTGGTTTTAGAAGGTAAAAACTTTGAAGCTGTTTTAGAATAA
- a CDS encoding RNA-binding S4 domain-containing protein yields MRIDKYLWCIRYYKTRTLATTACKKGQVKINKASVKPSREVYPQDIVELRKNQINYQLKVNDIPPSRVGAKLVDLYRTDTTPKEQFEAQELLKYSKDYYRKKGVGRPTKKDRRDIDGYNEDTAFDEEE; encoded by the coding sequence ATGCGGATTGATAAATATTTGTGGTGTATTAGATATTATAAAACAAGAACCCTAGCTACAACAGCATGTAAAAAGGGGCAAGTTAAAATTAATAAAGCCTCAGTGAAGCCTAGTAGAGAAGTATATCCACAGGATATTGTTGAACTGCGGAAAAACCAAATAAATTACCAATTAAAGGTTAACGATATTCCTCCAAGCCGTGTTGGAGCCAAACTTGTAGATTTATATAGAACGGATACAACGCCTAAGGAACAGTTTGAAGCGCAGGAGCTTTTAAAATACTCAAAAGATTATTATCGTAAAAAAGGTGTTGGTCGTCCTACTAAAAAAGACCGCCGTGATATTGATGGTTATAATGAAGATACTGCTTTTGATGAAGAGGAATAA
- a CDS encoding FKBP-type peptidyl-prolyl cis-trans isomerase codes for MSLRKISFLILSLVLVFSACKKDDDADDVVVVEENDRTEQQVEDNEALLTYLESHYFNASDFQGEDVNPNIGDLELTELLDGETLPEGSILLSSLLNNADADFVLDAKEVVYAETDYIVYILHLNDGGGDESPNFCDDVRVRYEGSGLDGTVFDSAVNPVNLDLIDLIPAWRKVLTDFNSAETIADAADGTVAYSNHGAGVMFLPSGLGYFSSSLTDISAYSPLIFKFDLLQTTVNDHDFDGVPSYLEDLNDDGEFIVNYDDLEDTTDDDTDGDGTPDYADTDDDNDGVFSIYEDIDEDGNPGNDIGANGIAKYLDITETESNQD; via the coding sequence ATGAGTTTAAGAAAAATAAGTTTTTTAATATTAAGTTTAGTTTTAGTTTTTTCGGCCTGTAAGAAGGATGATGATGCTGATGACGTGGTTGTTGTTGAAGAAAATGATAGAACAGAACAGCAAGTTGAAGATAATGAAGCTTTACTTACGTATTTAGAAAGCCATTACTTTAATGCAAGTGATTTTCAAGGAGAAGATGTAAACCCAAATATTGGTGATTTAGAATTAACAGAATTATTAGATGGTGAGACTTTACCAGAAGGTAGCATTTTGTTAAGTTCTTTATTGAATAATGCCGATGCAGATTTTGTACTAGATGCGAAAGAAGTGGTTTATGCAGAAACTGATTATATTGTATATATTTTACATTTAAATGATGGTGGTGGCGATGAATCTCCTAACTTTTGTGATGATGTGAGAGTGAGATATGAAGGATCTGGACTTGATGGTACTGTTTTCGATAGCGCTGTTAACCCTGTGAATTTAGATTTAATAGATTTAATTCCGGCTTGGAGAAAAGTTTTAACCGACTTTAATTCAGCTGAAACTATTGCAGATGCAGCAGATGGCACTGTAGCTTACTCTAACCATGGAGCGGGCGTTATGTTTCTTCCTTCAGGACTTGGTTATTTTTCTTCTAGTTTAACAGATATTTCAGCTTACTCACCTTTAATTTTTAAATTCGATTTATTGCAGACTACTGTAAACGATCATGATTTTGATGGTGTACCATCTTATCTTGAAGATTTAAATGATGATGGTGAATTTATAGTTAATTATGATGATTTAGAAGATACTACAGACGATGATACTGATGGTGATGGAACACCTGATTATGCAGATACAGATGATGATAATGATGGTGTTTTCTCTATATATGAAGATATAGATGAAGATGGTAACCCAGGAAATGATATTGGTGCTAATGGCATTGCAAAATATCTAGATATTACAGAAACAGAATCTAATCAAGATTAA
- a CDS encoding DUF1456 family protein produces MTNNDILKKLRVALKLRDDEIVKILELVDFRISKSELGAFFRRDDHPKYMECGDQVLRNFLNGLVIHLRGPMPKKGEKKPQKKE; encoded by the coding sequence ATGACAAATAATGATATTTTAAAAAAGTTACGCGTGGCTCTAAAGCTTCGTGATGATGAAATTGTAAAAATTTTGGAACTTGTAGATTTCAGAATTTCTAAAAGTGAACTAGGAGCCTTTTTTAGACGTGATGATCATCCAAAATACATGGAATGTGGCGATCAAGTTTTACGTAATTTCCTTAACGGATTAGTAATTCATTTACGCGGCCCAATGCCTAAAAAAGGAGAAAAGAAACCACAAAAAAAGGAGTAG